Proteins found in one Zea mays cultivar B73 chromosome 1, Zm-B73-REFERENCE-NAM-5.0, whole genome shotgun sequence genomic segment:
- the LOC541955 gene encoding histone-lysine N-methyltransferase EZ3 isoform X4 has product MADDQSVVGRRRIYYDPIGNEALICSDSDEEIPEPEEEKHFFTEGEDQLIWRATQEHGLNREVVNVLCQFIDSTPSEIEERSEVLFEKNEKNSGSSDKIERQLSLDKTMDAVLDSFDNLFCRRCLVFDCRLHGCSQNLVFPSEKQPYSFEPDENKKPCGRQCYLRFPQWREGFQEIHDVGLSGCATYNMESGTVSHKVDVSIMSESEDSNREKGNIRSMTLVGTSGSKIISSVSAEESTTPPSADTSETENASSDMPPSSLRKYKISKRGPRYRERSPGKRQKVFTYDISFASNILNKLSIPEIRDTRLESREPGGDKLQILDESTKKTSSKDICGESPITTTENVGRESKKVSSTKNFLEHTLSCWSALERDLYLKGIEIFGKNSCLIARNLLSGMKTCMEVANYMYNNGAAMAKRPLLNKSISGDFAETEQDYMEQDMVARTRIYRRRGRNRKLKYTWKSAGHPTVRKRIGDGKQWYTQYNPCVCQQMCGKDCPCVENGTCCEKYCGCSKSCKNKFRGCHCAKSQCRSRQCPCFAASRECDPDVCRNCWVSCGDGSLGEPPARGDGYQCGNMKLLLKQQQRILLGRSDVAGWGAFIKNPVNKNDYLGEYTGELISHKEADKRGKIYDRANSSFLFDLNDQYVLDAYRKGDKLKFANHSSNPNCYAKVMLVAGDHRVGIYAKEHIEASEELFYDYRYGPDQAPAWARRPEGSKKDEASVSHHRAHKVAR; this is encoded by the exons atggctGATGATCAGTCAGTTGTTGGTAGGAGAAGAATTTACTATGATCCAATCGGAAACGAGGCTCTGATCTGCAGTGACAGCGATGAAGAAATTCCAGAACCAGAGGAAGAGAAACACTTTTTCACAGAGGGAGAAGATCAATTGATATG GAGAGCTACTCAAGAGCATGGGTTAAACCGAGAGGTTGTTAATGTCCTCTGCCAGTTTATTGATTCAACTCCATCAGAAATTGAG GAAAGATCTGAAGTCCTATTTGAGAAAAATGAGAAAAACTCTGGATCTTCAGATAAGATAGAGAGGCAACTTTCTCTTGACAAAACTATGGATGCCGTTCTGGATTCTTTTGATAATCTCTTCTGCCGCAGATGCTTG GTTTTTGATTGTCGCCTCCATGGTTGCTCACAGAATTTGGTATTCCCA AGTGAGAAGCAACCCTACAGCTTTGAGCCTGATGAAAACAAGAAGCCATGTGGTCGTCAGTGCTACCTTCGA TTTCCACAGTGGAGAGAAGGATTTCAAGAGATTCATGATGTTGGTCTTAGTGGCTGTGCAACATATAATATGGAATCAGGAACTGTCTCACACAAAGTTGATGTTAGTATTATGTCTGAATCAGAAGATTCAAACCGTGAGAAAGGCAACATTAGGTCCATGACACTAGTTGGAACCAGTGGATCAAAAATAATTTCTTCTGTTAGTGCTGAAGAAAGCACTACTCCGCCTTCAGCAGATACCTCTGAAACAGAGAATGCATCCTCTGATATGCCTCCCAGTAGTTTAAGGAAATACAAGATTTCAAAACGTGGACCTAGGTACAGGGAGCGTTCTCCTGGCAAAAGGCAGAAGGTTTTTACTTATGACATTTCTTTTGCAAGCAATATACTGAATAAACTTTCGATTCCGGAGATTCGCGACACAAGACTAGAGTCTAGAGAACCTGGAGGTGATAAACTACAAATTCTTGACGAGTCCACTAAGAAAACTTCAAGCAAAGATATCTGTGGAGAAAGCCCAATTACTACTACTGAAAATGTGGGAAGAGAGAGTAAAAAAGTATCTTCAACAAAGAATTTCTTGGAGCACACTCTTTCATGTTGGAGTGCCTTAGAGCGAGATCTATACTTGAAGGGCATAGAGATATTTGGAAAGAACAG CTGTCTCATTGCCAGAAACTTACTATCTGGTATGAAGACCTGCATGGAAGTGGCCAACTACATGTATAACAATGGTGCAGCAATGGCGAAGAGACCTCTCTTGAATAAATCCATCTCAGGCGACTTTGCAGAAACTGAACAAGACTACATG GAGCAAGACATGGTTGCCAGAACAAGAATCTATCGTCGGAGGGGCCGCAATCGAAAGCTGAAATATACTTGGAAGTCTGCAGGGCATCCAACTGTTAGAAAAAGAATTGGTGATGGGAAGCAATGGTACACACAATATAACCCATGCGTGTGCCAGCAAATGTGTGGTAAAGATTGCCCCTGTGTGGAAAATGGAACTTGCTGCGAAAAGTACTGTGG GTGTTCGAAGAGCTGCAAAAACAAGTTTAGAGGCTGTCATTGTGCAAAAAGTCAATGCAGAAGCAGACAGTGCCCCTGTTTTGCAGCCAGTCGTGAATGTGATCCAGATGTTTGTAGGAATTGTTGGGTGAG CTGTGGAGATGGTTCACTAGGTGAGCCACCTGCCAGAGGTGATGGTTATCAGTGTGGAAATATGAAGCTCCTTTTGAAACAACAACAAAGG ATTTTGTTAGGAAGATCTGATGTTGCAGGTTGGGGTGCATTCATCAAG AATCCTGTAAATAAAAATGATTATCTTGGAGAATATACTGGTGAATTGATCTCTCACAAGGAAGCAGACAAACGTGGCAAAATTTATGACCGGGCAAACTCATCATTTCTGTTTGATTTAAATGACCAG TATGTGTTGGATGCTTATCGCAAGGGGGACAAATTAAAGTTTGCAAATCACTCATCTAACCCCAACTGCTATGCAAAG GTGATGCTGGTGGCTGGCGACCATCGGGTTGGTATCTATGCGAAGGAGCATATTGAGGCTAGTGAGGAACTCTTCTATGATTATCGTTATGGGCCTGACCAGGCTCCAGCTTGGGCTAGGAGACCCGAAGGGTCAAAGAAGGACGAAGCATCCGTCTCTCACCATCGAGCACACAAAGTTGCTCGATAG
- the LOC541955 gene encoding histone-lysine N-methyltransferase EZ3 (The RefSeq protein has 7 substitutions compared to this genomic sequence), which yields MASSSKASDSSSQRSKRSDQGTGREAAPASVVPIHGNLTQLIRQIKSRRLLYIKEKLEANRKTLQRHSCSLFDVAAAAEVASRGSDGGNALSQRAAEGQFRLAGSDLAHGIGERDVVYMQEENLASGTLVLSSSGAAAQRTVVRFVKLPLVERIPPYTTWIFLDKNQRMADDQSVVGRRRIYYDPVGNEALICSDSDEEIPEPEEEKHFFTEGEDQLIWRATQEHGLNREVVNVLCQFIDSTPSEIEERSEVLFEKNEKNSGSSDKIERQLSLDKTMDAVLDSFDNLFCRRCLVFDCRLHGCSQNLVFPTEKQPYSFEPDENKKPCGRQCYLRWRGGFQEIHDVGLSGCATYNMESGTVSHKVDVSIMSESEDSNREKGNIRSMTLVGTSGSKIISSVSAEESTTPPSADTSETENASSDMPPSSLRKYKISKRGPRYRERSPGKRQKVFTSDISFASNILNKLSIPEIRDTRLESREPGGDKLQILDESTKKTSSKDICGESPITTTENMGIESKKVSSTKNFLEHTLSCWSALERDLYLKGIEIFGKNSCLIARNLLSGMKTCMEVANYMYNNGAAMAKRPLLNKSISGDFAETEQDYMEQDMVARTRIYRRRGRNRKLKYTWKSAGHPTVRKRIGDGKQWYTQYNPCVCQQMCGKDCPCVENGTCCEKYCGCSKSCKNKFRGCHCAKSQCRSRQCPCFAASRECDPDVCRNCWVSCGDGSLGEPPARGDGYQCGNMKLLLKQQQRILLGRSDVAGWGAFIKNPVNKNDYLGEYTGELISHKEADKRGKIYDRANSSFLFDLNDQYVLDAYRKGDKLKFANHSSNPNCYAKVMLVAGDHRVGIYAKEHIEASEELFYDYRYGPDQAPAWARRPEGSKKDEASVSHHRAHKVAR from the exons atggCTTCGTCATCTAaggcctccgactcctcctcccaaCGATCCAAG CGGTCGGATCAAGGGACGGGCAGGGAAGCCGCTCCCGCCTCTGTTGTCCCGATCCACGGGAACCTGACGCAGTTGATACGCCAAATCAAATCGAGGCGCCTCTTGTACATCAAG GAGAAATTGGAGGCGAACAGGAAGACGCTGCAGAGGCACTCCTGCGCGCTGTTCGACGTGGCAGCGGCGGCGGAGGTGGCGTCGAGGGGCAGCGATGGCGGCAACGCTTTGTCGCAGCGAGCGGCGGAGGGACAGTTCAGGCTCGCTGGGTCAGACCTGGCACACGGGATAGGGGAGAGGGACGTGGTGTACATGCAGGAGGAGAACCTGGCGTCCGGGACGCTCGTGCTCTCCAGCTCGGGCGCTGCCGCGCAGCGGACAGTCGTGCGGTTCGTGAAGCTGCCGTTGGTTGAGAGGATCCCTCCGTACACCACTTGGATCTTCCTGGACAA aaatcaaagaatggctGATGATCAGTCAGTTGTTGGTAGGAGAAGAATTTACTATGATCCAATCGGAAACGAGGCTCTGATCTGCAGTGACAGCGATGAAGAAATTCCAGAACCAGAGGAAGAGAAACACTTTTTCACAGAGGGAGAAGATCAATTGATATG GAGAGCTACTCAAGAGCATGGGTTAAACCGAGAGGTTGTTAATGTCCTCTGCCAGTTTATTGATTCAACTCCATCAGAAATTGAG GAAAGATCTGAAGTCCTATTTGAGAAAAATGAGAAAAACTCTGGATCTTCAGATAAGATAGAGAGGCAACTTTCTCTTGACAAAACTATGGATGCCGTTCTGGATTCTTTTGATAATCTCTTCTGCCGCAGATGCTTG GTTTTTGATTGTCGCCTCCATGGTTGCTCACAGAATTTGGTATTCCCA AGTGAGAAGCAACCCTACAGCTTTGAGCCTGATGAAAACAAGAAGCCATGTGGTCGTCAGTGCTACCTTCGA TGGAGAGAAGGATTTCAAGAGATTCATGATGTTGGTCTTAGTGGCTGTGCAACATATAATATGGAATCAGGAACTGTCTCACACAAAGTTGATGTTAGTATTATGTCTGAATCAGAAGATTCAAACCGTGAGAAAGGCAACATTAGGTCCATGACACTAGTTGGAACCAGTGGATCAAAAATAATTTCTTCTGTTAGTGCTGAAGAAAGCACTACTCCGCCTTCAGCAGATACCTCTGAAACAGAGAATGCATCCTCTGATATGCCTCCCAGTAGTTTAAGGAAATACAAGATTTCAAAACGTGGACCTAGGTACAGGGAGCGTTCTCCTGGCAAAAGGCAGAAGGTTTTTACTTATGACATTTCTTTTGCAAGCAATATACTGAATAAACTTTCGATTCCGGAGATTCGCGACACAAGACTAGAGTCTAGAGAACCTGGAGGTGATAAACTACAAATTCTTGACGAGTCCACTAAGAAAACTTCAAGCAAAGATATCTGTGGAGAAAGCCCAATTACTACTACTGAAAATGTGGGAAGAGAGAGTAAAAAAGTATCTTCAACAAAGAATTTCTTGGAGCACACTCTTTCATGTTGGAGTGCCTTAGAGCGAGATCTATACTTGAAGGGCATAGAGATATTTGGAAAGAACAG CTGTCTCATTGCCAGAAACTTACTATCTGGTATGAAGACCTGCATGGAAGTGGCCAACTACATGTATAACAATGGTGCAGCAATGGCGAAGAGACCTCTCTTGAATAAATCCATCTCAGGCGACTTTGCAGAAACTGAACAAGACTACATG GAGCAAGACATGGTTGCCAGAACAAGAATCTATCGTCGGAGGGGCCGCAATCGAAAGCTGAAATATACTTGGAAGTCTGCAGGGCATCCAACTGTTAGAAAAAGAATTGGTGATGGGAAGCAATGGTACACACAATATAACCCATGCGTGTGCCAGCAAATGTGTGGTAAAGATTGCCCCTGTGTGGAAAATGGAACTTGCTGCGAAAAGTACTGTGG GTGTTCGAAGAGCTGCAAAAACAAGTTTAGAGGCTGTCATTGTGCAAAAAGTCAATGCAGAAGCAGACAGTGCCCCTGTTTTGCAGCCAGTCGTGAATGTGATCCAGATGTTTGTAGGAATTGTTGGGTGAG CTGTGGAGATGGTTCACTAGGTGAGCCACCTGCCAGAGGTGATGGTTATCAGTGTGGAAATATGAAGCTCCTTTTGAAACAACAACAAAGG ATTTTGTTAGGAAGATCTGATGTTGCAGGTTGGGGTGCATTCATCAAG AATCCTGTAAATAAAAATGATTATCTTGGAGAATATACTGGTGAATTGATCTCTCACAAGGAAGCAGACAAACGTGGCAAAATTTATGACCGGGCAAACTCATCATTTCTGTTTGATTTAAATGACCAG TATGTGTTGGATGCTTATCGCAAGGGGGACAAATTAAAGTTTGCAAATCACTCATCTAACCCCAACTGCTATGCAAAG GTGATGCTGGTGGCTGGCGACCATCGGGTTGGTATCTATGCGAAGGAGCATATTGAGGCTAGTGAGGAACTCTTCTATGATTATCGTTATGGGCCTGACCAGGCTCCAGCTTGGGCTAGGAGACCCGAAGGGTCAAAGAAGGACGAAGCATCCGTCTCTCACCATCGAGCACACAAAGTTGCTCGATAG